A single window of Malus sylvestris chromosome 5, drMalSylv7.2, whole genome shotgun sequence DNA harbors:
- the LOC126621559 gene encoding 60S ribosomal protein L2, mitochondrial-like: MAVWRAGAASSSLLSRLLRHSNVINVTAPTRTLSTDVAGSSNQLFHYDINSQYGRCMPLADMHIQAKIHSIEMNPGQGGKLVRAPGTFAKILKEPTASRCLVRLPSGVEKWIDAKCQATIGTVPSDGNKPKKLYKAGQNRWRGIRPTVRGVAMNPVDHPHGGGEGKSKSSGSHGKGSRTPWGKPTKGGYKTSPNKRRK; this comes from the exons ATGGCGGTGTGGAGAGCTGGAGCAGCTTCGTCTTCCCTGTTGAGTAGGCTCCTACGACACTCCAACGTCATCAACGTCACCGCCCCTACTCGCACTCTCTCCACCG ATGTAGCTGGTTCAAGTAATCAGTTGTTTCACTATGATATCAATTCACAATACGGAAGGTGCATGCCTCTTGCTGATATGCACATTCAAGCCAAAATACACAGCATCGAGATGAACCCGGGCCAAGGTGGCAAGTTAGTTCGAGCACCAGGCACTTTTGCAAAGATTTTGAAAGAACCCACTGCTTCAAGGTGTTTAGTGAGACTGCCTTCAGGTGTTGAAAAATGGATTGATGCTAAGTGCCAGGCTACTATTGGTACAGTCCCAAGTGACGGAAATAAGCCCAAGAAACTCTATAAGGCTGGGCAAAACCGGTGGCGAGGGATTAGACCAACGGTTAGAGGAGTGGCAATGAATCCAGTTGATCATCCTCATGGTGGAGGTGAGGGTAAGAGCAAGAGTAGTGGGTCTCATGGGAAGGGTTCTCGAACACCTTGGGGAAAGCCTACCAAGGGTGGTTACAAGACCAGTCCCAACAAGCGTAGAAAGTAA
- the LOC126621563 gene encoding uncharacterized protein LOC126621563 encodes LYNSCCACAYFFHWIILNGEHRGAAEAGDITAVLDGVAAPEPQSPVLPPILARPQEEQLALQLRQAVLPRPRPPILFVFIFYKIRKAPMTVVNPREVPEYELNPLELQVRKSDGITKSADIFLPFSQRGSYQVAKWNGTKVSVKILDKDCYTDPESMYVLSSPENHLGDVVLPLISKVVQFM; translated from the exons TTGTACAACAGCTGCTGTGCATGCGCGTACTTCTTCCATTGGATTATATTAAATGGAGAACATCGCGGCGCAGCTGAAGCGGGGGATATCACGGCAGTTCTCGATGGGGTCGCTGCGCCGGAACCTCAGTCGCCAGTTCTCCCGCCAATCCTCGCTCGACCCCAGGAGGAACAACTTGCGCTTCAGCTTCGGCAGGCAGTCCTCCCTCGACCCCGTCCGCCAATcctctttgtttttattttctacaAAATCAGGAAGGCACCAATGACTGTTGTGAATCCTCGAGAAGTTCCAGAGTATGAGCTCAATCCGTTAGAGCTTCAAGTTCGAAAGAGTGACGGTATCACAAAG AGTGCTGATATATTTCTCCCTTTTTCTCAACGGGGATCGTATCAAGTGGCTAAATGGAATGGTACGAAGGTTTCTGTAAAGATACTTGACAAGGATTGCTATACAGACCCTGAAAGCATGTATGTACTCTCATCCCCTGAAAACCATTTAGGTGATGTTGTACTACCACTTATTTCTAAAGTAGTACAATTTATGTAA
- the LOC126622531 gene encoding uncharacterized mitochondrial protein AtMg00810-like — protein sequence MATSKKGMFLNQRKYILDLLQEADMLDCKPASIPLDCKHKMTMDGETLTDISYYQRLVGRLIYLTITRPDIAFAVSLVSQFMHSPTMDHLQVVKRILRYLKGSVGRGLLMQNNVHTHILGYTDADWAGNSLDRKSTTGFCIFVGGNLVSWKSKKQSVITRSSAEAKYRAMATTASMHIASNLVFHERTQHNEVDCHYIREKVQSKIMQTRYTPSSCQFADLFTKPLATAVFQGLLSKFGSINLLDPNLRGSVEIDQSHKYGL from the exons ATGGCAACTTCTAAGAAGGGAATGTTTTTGAATCAACGAAAGTATATTCTCGATTTGCTTCAAGAAGCTGATATGTTGGATTGCAAGCCTGCCTCTATACCCCTTGACTGCAAACACAAAATGACCATGGATGGAGAAACACTCACTGATATCAGTTACTACCAAAGGTTAGTTGGGAGACTTATTTATCTTACAATAACAAGGCCGGACATTGCCTTTGCTGTCAGCCTTgtgagtcaatttatgcattctccAACAATGGATCATTTGCAAGTTGTTAAGAGAATATTGCGGTACTTGAAAGGTTCTGTGGGACGTGGTCTTTTGATGCAAAACAATGTTCACACTCACATTCTTGGTTACACTGACGCGGACTGGGCAGGCAACTCCTTGGATCGCAAGTCAACTACTGGTTTCTGTATTTTTGTTGGAGGTAATCTAGtaagttggaaaagcaagaagcaaagtgtgATTACTCGATCAAGTGCTGAGGCCAAGTATAGGGCTATGGCAACTACTGCTT CCATGCATATAGCTTCTAATCTTGTTTTTCATGAGAGGACCCAGCATAATGAGGTTGACTGCCATTACATCCGTGAAAAGGTTCAATCAAAGATCATGCAAACTCGTTACACTCCGAGTTCTTGTCAGTTTGCTGATCTCTTCACCAAGCCATTGGCGACTGCCGTGTTTCAAGGTCTTTTGTCCAAGTTTGGATCAATCAATCTCCTCGATCcaaacttgagggggagtgttgaaataGATCAAAGTCACAAGTATGGGTTGTAA